The DNA window GAGAGTGAAGGCGAGAAGTGATGTTCCTTGTGCTAACTTCTGGTCAAAACCGAAAGCATACACAAGAAAAGGTATTAGGAATGTAGCCCCACCTATTCCAACAAGCCCACTGAAAAATCCTGTGAAAACTGAAAAGAGTAGTAAGAGTACTATGCTTAACAGACTCATATTACTCACCTATGACTTTAACTATAACGCGCTTCCTTCTCTGACCGTCAAACTCTGCGTAGAATATCTGTTGCCAAGGACCTAGGTCCAAGTCTCCATTCGTTACAGGAATAATAACCTCGTGATTTACAAGTATGCTTCTTAAGTGCGCGTATCCGTTATCTTCACCTGTGTGATGGTGATGGTAGTTTGCATTCATCGGCGCAAGCCTCTCAAGTAGTTCGCTCAAATCCCTTTGAAAACCACTCTCATTATCATTCACAAAAACTCCAGCAGTTATGTGCATAGCAGAAACCAAAACAAAACCTTCCTTTATACCGCTTTTCTTAACAACTTCTCTAACAGTGTCAGTTATTCTTATGTATTCAACTCTGTTTTTCGTGTTAAACCAAAAGTACTCCGTGTATGCTTTCATACGAAATTATTCTAAAAGTATAGTTCCATTCTTTTCTACAAACCTAGTTAGAAATAGTTGTCCTATGTTTTTTATAATTCGGATATGAGTCTTTCAAATCTCAAAAAGTTCTTGATACTATTCTTACTTATACTAATATCACTACCAATATTTGCCCAGACAACCAATACTAACGAGGAAGGTTTTCTTGATAGGTTCTACAGACAAGAAGAGGAGCAAGGCGGTAGGAGTTTCTGGTGGATTATCGTTGATATACTAAACATCTTACTCACACTTGCAATAGTGATTGCGATTGTATATGTAGCATTAAGGTTTCTGAAGAAGGCAACAGGTAGCCCAGTTGATGACTTTGGTGTAATTGAGATAATGGCTTCAAAAGGTATCGCTCAAGGTATAAGCATATACATAATAAGAATAGGCAAAGATTACTATGTTATGTCTTCGGGAGATAGAGGACTGAATATTATAACCAAAATAGAAGACAAGGAACTTATAGATATATTGAATACTGAGAAAAGTAAGCAAGCAGGAACACTAAAGCAAGACTTCATTGATACTATAATATCTCTCTTCAAGAAGAAAAAGGAAGAAACTAAATCTAACATCTCTGAAGATAGAATAAACTTTTTGAAAAGCCAGAAGAATAAAATTAAGAACTGGGAATAGGGTATGAAGTTATCTGTTATAATGCCCGTTTTTAACGGAGAGAGGTTTATAGTTGAGAATACAAGGAGAGTTGAAGAAATTCTAAAATCATATATACAGAGAGGATCAATTCAGGACTACGAGATAGTTATCGTTGATGATGGCTCAGCCGACAGGACCGTTTCAGTGCTTAACGAAAATTTTTCTAACTACGAAAAAGTTTTGGTAATTCAGAACAAATTTAATCAGGGTAAGGGTTTTGCTCTGAAAAATGGCTTTTTCAACTCAACAGGTGATGTTATAGTTATGATTGATTCTGACCTCGACATACCACCAGAACAGATTGAAAACTTGATAAACGAATATCAAAAGGGATATGATGTTGTTATAACATCAAAGTTTGAAAAAGGTTCTCAATTGAAGTATCCGCTATTTAGGAAGATGGTTAGTCTGATTTTTTACATTATCTCCAAAATACTCTTCGGACTACCTTTCAAAGACACTCAAACAGGATTGAAACTCTTTCGCAGAGAAGTTCTTGAAGTTTGCTTGAGTAGAATGGTTGTGAAGAGATTTGCCTTTGACCTTGAACTTCTACTCATAGCATACAGATACAACTTCCTAATAAAATCTATTCCTGTAAAAATCAACTATCATAGTTCAGGTTTCATAAGCCCTAGAGTTTTGCTTATGAGTTTTATTGACACTCTTGCGATATTCTATAGATTAAGGATATTGCAATACTACGACAGACCCGTTTTCATATTAAAATCAAGACTATACAACTTCTACTTCCCAAGAGATAACCAAAACCTAGAAGGTATAGATTGTCCTGACAAAAAGATTGACGAACTTGACGATAGAGACTTTGTGATACTCAAAAGGTATGATATTAACAAAAACCTAGACATAAGTGTTCTAACATCTATTATCAACTCCTATAGGATTGAGATAATAAACGGTGTTTCAATTATGAGGATTGTAAATTTCAAAGGTTATATTCTCTCATCTATAGCGTTCTCGCGATTTCTCAATCCACTGTTTAACCTAAAATACAGAGTAGTAGCACCAAGAATATTACCACTACCTTTATCAAACTTTCTGTGTGTAAGTGGTAAAGTATTTAAGTATTTAGTCAGCAAGCAGACAAACCTAAATAATGAGGTAGAAGTTATAAGAAATATTCACGAAAGATACAATTCAGTTCTTTTCATACCGGATTGGACACACCTAGATAAGATAGAAGGTAGTGTATTTTATGAATTTCTGAAATCACTAAACTTACTCTTTTTGACAGGGTATATCTCAAGCCTATTTACACTAGGTGTTTTTTTTACATCACTATGGGCTAGTTTGGCATATGGTATAACGTTTAACTTGTGGTTTACACTACCTTTTCTAATGTTTTTCGGTCTATATCTTGTTCTTAAGGTAGTCCTTTCTGGTCTTAAGTTTGTAGTTATTTTCCCGTTTTTTGTGACTCTATCTCTGGTTATCTCAATACTTGGTGTCTTTTCACCGTTAATAGCGCTGGTATATAGAAAACTCAAACTATAGAAGTTGAAATTATGTGTAGCAAATTGTATTACAGCGCCGAATTTACTTATCATTTTCAAATATGTTTGATGGCTACAAGATTATTCTAGGAAGTGCATCTGAAGGTAGAAGAAGCATCTTTGAACGAGTGTTTAAAGAATTCGTAGTGATAACACCGGACGTTGATGAAGTTATGAGTTCTTACAGACTAGGAAGATACAGACACAACCCTATAATGCTATCTATGTTTCTATCTTACATTAAAAATCTGGATGTTCAATCAAAGGTTTTAGAAACGGATAAGTATATTGTATTTACTTTTGATACTGTTGTAGTTCATCAAGGAGATATAAAAGGAAAACCCGAAAGTAAGGAAGTTGCGTTGGAATGGTTCTACTCATACAGAGAGGATTTTCAAGAGATTGTTACATCTTACTCAATATACATCTCTGATATTGATATTATCATCAACGACTTTGATGTATCAACGGTGTATTTCAAATCGGTTCCCGACGAAGAAATTGAGAACTACATTAGGAATAATCCTGTTACAAACTGGGCTGGTGGCATCGCTATTGAGAGGGCTCAAGGATTTTTTAATATACTTAATGGAGACCTAGATAGCATAATAGGTGTTCCAACAAAAAAGATGATAGACCAAATCAATAAACTAATTCGTTAGAACAACATTAGTTATATTACTCAAGGGACTGTATATCTTCTTTGATGACGAGTATGAAGCAACCGCTATATAATACTCAACCCCCCTAAAGAAGACAAGGTTATTCTTTTCATCCTTTGTTGTCAAAGGTAGTTCAAACCTGTATTTTTGTGGTGATGTTGTTGGAAGAACGGAAAATGTTGGTAAAGTTCCGGTTTGGTTATCAGGTATCTTATTCTTCTCGGATAAAGGTTTCGTAGTATCTGCTATATCGCTATAATACGCTGATACGAACACAACATAACCAGAAAAGTAATCTTCTTCATTGAAACCCCAAAATTCTAACATTACAGTATCATTCGTAGTGAATGAAGCCTTAAGTCCCATCGGTGGTCTTAACTTCACCTCTATCTCTGGAATATCTATACCGCAAGAGATGAAAAAGAAAACTAAAACAATAACTAACACTACCTTACGCATAAACCTATTCTAAAAATATATTACTACTTCCTTCAACTAGGAAGACTGGCAGTTATAAAAGTCTAAAATCACGATTGAGCAAAGTTTCCTCATCTGAATGAAAAATTCGGAATTTGTCGTCAAGTAGTAATTCAAATGAGCTCAAATTGATTGATAATAATAAGTAGGTTTATGATAAAAATCTGAATAGAACATTAACCTAAAGTCAAAAAATTTCAATAGTAGGAGTAGAGTATTATGAAGAAGATACTAGTAGTAAATGGACCTAACCTTAATATGCTAGGTGTAAGAGAACCTGACAAGTATGGTAATACTAGACTAGAAGATATTATCTCAAAATGTAGAGAAATAGCAGATAGTTATGGTTATGAAATATCCGACTTCCAATCAAACGGCGAAGGTGAGATAGTAAATTTTATACAGAAAGAAGGAGCAAACGCATCAGGTATGATAATAAACGCTGGAGCCTATACACACACATCTATAGCAATAAGAGATGCTATACTATCAGTTAAGATTCCTTTCGTTGAAGTTCATATATCAAATATATTTTCAAGAGAACCTTTCAGACATCACTCATATCTATCCGATATAGCAATAGGAGTAATAAGTGGCTTCAGAGAGAATAGTTACTATTTTGGACTACTACACCTTTTATCTTATCTAGGAGAGAAGATAAGAATATGACGACGATAATAGAGTTTCTACTAATCCATCTTCTTTGGTTCTAGATAGTGTTTGCTAATCTCAAGATTTCACTCTATACTAATTCATACTATTCCTCGGATGTATGTTAAAAAGATTACCTACCTAATCCTGATAGAGAATCCAATACAAAGAAGAAACTTCACCCCAAAATAATGAACTTCACCTAATTGTGAATTTAGATTTTATTGGGATCACATAACTAGAGTTGAAAAACTGATATTTTGTTTGTATATTTGACTTCAGGTTTCACTATAATCAATTTAGCTACAGGAGGTAGTGATGAGTGATATATACATGGAAAACATACTGGATCACTTTAAACATCCTAGAAACTACGGTAAGATTGAGGACTACGATGCATTTTTTGAGGGGGGTAATCCAACCTGTGGAGATATGGTTAGGATATATGTGAAACTAGATGATTCAAAACAATACATAAAAGATATAAAGTTTGAAGGAAAAGGTTGTGCGATAAGCCAAGCATCAGCATCAATAATAACCGAACTCGTTAAAAATAAAAGCATAGAGTTCGTAAAATCCCTGACAAAAGATGACATAATAAATGAGCTAGGTATAGAGATAAGTCCAACTAGGATGAAGTGTGCCATCCTAGCACTTGAAACCTTAAGGATAGCACTATTCGGTAGTGAGTTTAAACTTGTGTAGATATTTTACTCTTTGTTTGCTTTTCAAGGTATTCAACTAGATTACCTATATCTATTACATAACCTACTTTACCATTCCCTAGTATAGTAGCAGATACAACACCAGGAGGAGATACCAACGTATGATCTATTGGTCTTAAAAATATATCCTCCTCCTTCAGAAACTTGTCAATCACAAGAGCATACTTTTTGCCAAGATAAGAGACTATTAGAACATCAACATCATCATTCAAGGTACTATCATCAAAGTATATATCCCTCAGTGAATAAACTTTTATAACCTCATCTCTTATCTTAACAACAGATTTACCCTCAAAAGTTGTTATTTCATCTTTTCTTATAGTCAATGCTTCCTCTATTGAATTGACAGGTATGGCAAAAATTATACCTTTTATCTCAAACAGTAGAACCTTCATTATAGCAATCGTGAGTGGAAGTTTTATGGTAAAGGAAGTTCCTTTATCCTTAGATGTAGCTATCATCAGATTCCCCCTCAATTTTTCAATTTTCGCCTTAACTATGTCCATTCCAACCCCCCTACCAGATAGAGATGAAACTTGATCCTTGGTAGAAAAACCTGGAAGAAATATCAGAGAGAGTAGGTATTCTTTGTCGTACTCAACTCCTTCCCTAAGCAACCCCTTCTCTACACCTCTCTGTCTTATCTTATCAAAATCAATACCTCTACCATCATCCCTTATCCTTATTATAACACTACCTCCTTCGTTGAATGCTTCAATTATTATATTGCCTCTAGGAGATTTACCTTTGGATATTCTCTCCTCCTTGTCCTCAATACCGTGATCAATGCTATTTCTCACAATATGGACTATTGGGTCAAAAAGCTCATCAATAACTGATTTATCCAAATTTGTATCCTCACCCTTCACAATCAAGTTTATCTCCTTTCCTAACTGCGATGAAATCTCTCTTACGAACAAAGGAAGCCTACTAAACAAATATTTTATAGGTATCATCCTTAGATCGGTAAATCTCTCTTGAATGTCTATAGATATACTGTTAAATAGTTTTATACCGTTGGACAGATTATCATACCTTTTCTTAAGTTCCATAACTCTGTTATTTATCTGACTTACAATCTGATTAATGTTTGAAATAATATTAAGATAATTCTGAAACTTCTCAGCCATATCTTCCGAGACTTCCTTCATATCTATTGATAGTTGAGACGATAGTGTCCTTATACTCTTGGTTACATCATAGTAATAACCTGATATCTCATTTATCATCTCACCTAAGTAAAAAACATTTTCATTTATGTTTGACCTATTCACAACAAGCTCACCTACTATATTCATAAGTCTATCAACTTTTGAACTTTCAATCCTTAGTATTGAACTTCTTACCTCGGCACTTTCAACAGTTTCTTGTCTATTCTCTTTAACAGATTCTCCCTCTACCTTCTCTTGCTGCATTATCTGATACACTCTAATGTTATCAACAATATCTGATATGTTGATCCTCTGGAATGTTTTGTTTATATCGTCAGTTGATATGATAAAAGAAACCTTCTCATAGAATTTCACGTAAATATCTTCTAGAGACGGAGTTGAGTCTATTATTTGCGAAGAGTCCCTTATAAGTGAAACTATTTGTAATACCCCAACTTCCTTAAGCGGCGAGTCCTCTCTAAAAGTTATCTCCAAAAGATACGATCTTCTATTTTCTGAAAACAGTTCCTGTATCTGCTTGATAACCTCATTTGACAGGCTTAAGTTCTCTAACTTTATCTGGTTAATATTCAAATTAGTCTCCTTAACAGGACGATCAGATATGTTCAAAGAAGAAACTGAACTATTTATAATTGACGATATTCTGTTAGATATACTCTCAATAACGCTATACTCAACTTGACTAGAAGACAAAATTGCATTAAGAGTGCTTCTTAAAACCTTAGCTCCATCTAGTAGAATATTGATAACATCTAAACTCAAACTAACTTTCTTAGCTCTCACATAATCAAGTAGATCTTCAATACTATGAGAAATCTTTTCAAGATTTGAGTACCCCATTGACGCAGCACCACCTTTTAGAGTATGGACTGCTCTAAACGCAGAATTTATTGCTTGCTCGTTTTCAGGATTGCGCTCAATATCAAGTATGCTCTCCTCAAACATCTGAACCATTTCCGTCGCTTCATCTATGAAAACTCTCTCAAGATCACTTATATCACTCATATCTACACCTTATCAACTATATTATCGCATAATAAATATCAAATTCAAATTGAAAAAACACCCAAAATTAACACTACCTAGCGATAAACATCTTGGTTATTGTGTCTAGCAATAAGCGTTGATATATTATCCCTTGGTAGCATCATTCTATCGTTTATTATGAAAGAAAATTTTGAAAGATAAACATTATCTCTAACATCAAAAAATGGACTACCTAATTGCTGCCCTTTCTTAACTCTACTACCTCTCTGCACTTCAATATCATCAAACATACCATAGATAGTATATACCCCGTCTGAATGCTTGAGAATAACCGTCCTTCCAAATATACTAAACGAACCTACAAACACAACTTCACCATCCATAACAGCCCTGACCTTATCAAACCTCGGAGAAAAGATTTCCAAATACTTGTCAGAAAAATTCTTAACAGAACCGACACTTGATATTGGTAGTTCAAATTTGATCTCCACATTCTTGACCTGATTCTTACTACTCCTATCCAACTTAGCTTTTGAAGTAATACTATCTCCTAAGACAATTATCATTCCAGGTCTCAAAACGGATTTGCTATCCAAGTTGTTCAGCTTCATAATCTTCTTTATATCTACTCCAGTATTTCTAGATATTGAGAAAAGAGTATCTCCTTTCTTGACTGTATAAACATTGTTATCATCAGTTTTTCGTTGATAAGACGACAAAATCCTATTAGGTGTTGGTATTGTAAGTGTCTGTCCTATTCTTATGTCTATACTTTCAAGTTTATTTGCCGATATTATCTCTTCTATCGTAGTGTTAAACCTTCTGGCTATACTAAAAAGAGTATCCTTTTGCTTCACCGTATACATAAAAGTACTTCTATTTGGCACCTTGATTACCATCCCTTCCTTAAGAATTGATATGTTATTTTCTTTTTGAATGACCCATATTTCAATGTTGAACTTCTTTGAAAGTGAATAAAAAGTATCACCTTTTTTTACACTATAGTAAATATAATCTCCTCTAGAGACCAGGGGAAGAGTTAGAGTAATTAATACAATCAACAAAATTATTTTGAGTATTTTCGCAACATAATATGATAACACAACTATATATTTTTCGGAAAAACATACTCTATTCTTCTATTACTCT is part of the Spirochaetota bacterium genome and encodes:
- a CDS encoding secondary thiamine-phosphate synthase enzyme YjbQ: MKAYTEYFWFNTKNRVEYIRITDTVREVVKKSGIKEGFVLVSAMHITAGVFVNDNESGFQRDLSELLERLAPMNANYHHHHTGEDNGYAHLRSILVNHEVIIPVTNGDLDLGPWQQIFYAEFDGQRRKRVIVKVIGE
- a CDS encoding glycosyltransferase family 2 protein, with amino-acid sequence MKLSVIMPVFNGERFIVENTRRVEEILKSYIQRGSIQDYEIVIVDDGSADRTVSVLNENFSNYEKVLVIQNKFNQGKGFALKNGFFNSTGDVIVMIDSDLDIPPEQIENLINEYQKGYDVVITSKFEKGSQLKYPLFRKMVSLIFYIISKILFGLPFKDTQTGLKLFRREVLEVCLSRMVVKRFAFDLELLLIAYRYNFLIKSIPVKINYHSSGFISPRVLLMSFIDTLAIFYRLRILQYYDRPVFILKSRLYNFYFPRDNQNLEGIDCPDKKIDELDDRDFVILKRYDINKNLDISVLTSIINSYRIEIINGVSIMRIVNFKGYILSSIAFSRFLNPLFNLKYRVVAPRILPLPLSNFLCVSGKVFKYLVSKQTNLNNEVEVIRNIHERYNSVLFIPDWTHLDKIEGSVFYEFLKSLNLLFLTGYISSLFTLGVFFTSLWASLAYGITFNLWFTLPFLMFFGLYLVLKVVLSGLKFVVIFPFFVTLSLVISILGVFSPLIALVYRKLKL
- a CDS encoding Maf family protein; the encoded protein is MFDGYKIILGSASEGRRSIFERVFKEFVVITPDVDEVMSSYRLGRYRHNPIMLSMFLSYIKNLDVQSKVLETDKYIVFTFDTVVVHQGDIKGKPESKEVALEWFYSYREDFQEIVTSYSIYISDIDIIINDFDVSTVYFKSVPDEEIENYIRNNPVTNWAGGIAIERAQGFFNILNGDLDSIIGVPTKKMIDQINKLIR
- the aroQ gene encoding type II 3-dehydroquinate dehydratase encodes the protein MKKILVVNGPNLNMLGVREPDKYGNTRLEDIISKCREIADSYGYEISDFQSNGEGEIVNFIQKEGANASGMIINAGAYTHTSIAIRDAILSVKIPFVEVHISNIFSREPFRHHSYLSDIAIGVISGFRENSYYFGLLHLLSYLGEKIRI
- a CDS encoding SUF system NifU family Fe-S cluster assembly protein is translated as MSDIYMENILDHFKHPRNYGKIEDYDAFFEGGNPTCGDMVRIYVKLDDSKQYIKDIKFEGKGCAISQASASIITELVKNKSIEFVKSLTKDDIINELGIEISPTRMKCAILALETLRIALFGSEFKLV
- a CDS encoding chemotaxis protein CheA, with translation MSDISDLERVFIDEATEMVQMFEESILDIERNPENEQAINSAFRAVHTLKGGAASMGYSNLEKISHSIEDLLDYVRAKKVSLSLDVINILLDGAKVLRSTLNAILSSSQVEYSVIESISNRISSIINSSVSSLNISDRPVKETNLNINQIKLENLSLSNEVIKQIQELFSENRRSYLLEITFREDSPLKEVGVLQIVSLIRDSSQIIDSTPSLEDIYVKFYEKVSFIISTDDINKTFQRINISDIVDNIRVYQIMQQEKVEGESVKENRQETVESAEVRSSILRIESSKVDRLMNIVGELVVNRSNINENVFYLGEMINEISGYYYDVTKSIRTLSSQLSIDMKEVSEDMAEKFQNYLNIISNINQIVSQINNRVMELKKRYDNLSNGIKLFNSISIDIQERFTDLRMIPIKYLFSRLPLFVREISSQLGKEINLIVKGEDTNLDKSVIDELFDPIVHIVRNSIDHGIEDKEERISKGKSPRGNIIIEAFNEGGSVIIRIRDDGRGIDFDKIRQRGVEKGLLREGVEYDKEYLLSLIFLPGFSTKDQVSSLSGRGVGMDIVKAKIEKLRGNLMIATSKDKGTSFTIKLPLTIAIMKVLLFEIKGIIFAIPVNSIEEALTIRKDEITTFEGKSVVKIRDEVIKVYSLRDIYFDDSTLNDDVDVLIVSYLGKKYALVIDKFLKEEDIFLRPIDHTLVSPPGVVSATILGNGKVGYVIDIGNLVEYLEKQTKSKISTQV
- a CDS encoding LysM peptidoglycan-binding domain-containing protein is translated as MYTVKQKDTLFSIARRFNTTIEEIISANKLESIDIRIGQTLTIPTPNRILSSYQRKTDDNNVYTVKKGDTLFSISRNTGVDIKKIMKLNNLDSKSVLRPGMIIVLGDSITSKAKLDRSSKNQVKNVEIKFELPISSVGSVKNFSDKYLEIFSPRFDKVRAVMDGEVVFVGSFSIFGRTVILKHSDGVYTIYGMFDDIEVQRGSRVKKGQQLGSPFFDVRDNVYLSKFSFIINDRMMLPRDNISTLIARHNNQDVYR